One Thermoanaerobaculia bacterium genomic window, CGATCCCGTAGCGGGCCTGGGTCAGGCAGGAGAGCGGCCCCTTCAGCCCCTCGACGCCGGGAAGGACGTTCTCCTTCGGGATGCGGCAGTCCTCGAACGCCAGCTGGGACGTCACGGAGGCCCGGAGCGACATCTTGCCGCGGTGCTCCGACGTCGAGAATCCCTTCGTGCCGCGCTCCACGAGGAACCCGCGGATCTTTCCGCCGTCGAGGCGCGCCCACACGACCGCGACGTCCGCGATCGAACCGTTCGTGATCCACGCTTTGGCGCCATTGAGGACGAACGCGTCGCCGTCCGTCCGCGCCGCCGTCCGCATGCCGCCGGGGTTGGACCCGAAGTCGGGCTCGGTCAATCCGAAGCAGCCGATCGCCTGGCCGGCCGCGAGCTTGGGAATCCAGCGGTCCTTCTGCTCCTTCGAGCCGTAGGTGTAGATCGGGTACATGACGAGCGCCGACTGGACGGACACGAACGACCGGAGCCCGGAGTCGCCGCGCTCGAGCTCCTGCATCGTGAGGCCGTAGGCGACCGCGTCGAGTCCGGGGAGGCCGTATTCATGGATGCTCGACCCGAAGAGCTGGAGCTCGGCGAGCCCGGGGATGAGCTCCTTCGGAAACCGCCCCTCGTACGCGCAATCCTCGATGATCGGCATCACCCGGTCGTCCACGAAATCGCGGACGGTCTGGCGGACGAGGCGCTGCTCCTCGGTCAGGAGCGCGTCGAAATCGAGATAGTCCACGCCGGGAAAAGAGGCCACGAGGCCCTCCTTCGACAAACCGGCAGATGCTATCAGAAGCGGTCGGAGACCGCCGTCATCGCGGGGGGCGGCCGGGGGAGAGCACGGGGCGCGCGGCGGCGTCCGGATGGAGCGCGTACGCGATCATCTTGTACGCGAGCTTCGCCGCGAGGAAGTCGGGCGCGCGGTTGCCGGGAAGCGGAGCGTGCTCGACGAGGTCCGCGCCGACGATCGGTCGTTCGGCGGCGACCCGCCGGAGGATCTCGAGCGCCTGCGCGTAGGTTCCCCCTCCGGGCTCCGGCGTTCCGGTGCCGGGAACGAGCGAGCCGTCGAGGAAGTCGATGTCGAAGGTGACGTAGACGGGCGCGGTCAGTCGGCGCAGGGCGCGGTCCATCCAGCCCCATCCGGCGTGCATCTCCCGGTTGGACACGACCAGGAGGTCGCGTTCGCGCGCGAACTCGACCTCCTCGCGCGAGATCGAGCGGATGCCGACGTGGACGGTCGGGCCGGCGTCGACGAACCGCCGCGCGGCGCAGGCGTGCGAGTTGCGGCTCCCCTCGTATTCGTCCCGCAGGTCTCCGTGCGCGTCGAAATGGAGGATCGAGAGATTCGGGTGCCGTCGCGCGTGGGCGCGGATGATCGGGGGGGAGATCGAGTGTTCCCCGCCGAGCGTGAAGAGGAACTGGCCGCCGGCGATCAGCCCCGCGGCGAGCGACTCCAGCTCTTCGACCATCGCGTCCGGTTCCGGGTCTTCCGGGTGCCACGGCGGAAGCGTGTGCACCCCGGCGCGGTACGGCTCCCGGTCGAGCTCGTCGTCGTAGAGCTCGACGAAATGCGACGCCTCGAGAATCGACGCCGGGCCGTTCCGCGTGCCGACCCCGTAGGAAACCGTCCGCTCGTAGGGGACGGGGA contains:
- a CDS encoding acyl-CoA dehydrogenase family protein translates to MASFPGVDYLDFDALLTEEQRLVRQTVRDFVDDRVMPIIEDCAYEGRFPKELIPGLAELQLFGSSIHEYGLPGLDAVAYGLTMQELERGDSGLRSFVSVQSALVMYPIYTYGSKEQKDRWIPKLAAGQAIGCFGLTEPDFGSNPGGMRTAARTDGDAFVLNGAKAWITNGSIADVAVVWARLDGGKIRGFLVERGTKGFSTSEHRGKMSLRASVTSQLAFEDCRIPKENVLPGVEGLKGPLSCLTQARYGIAWGGIGSAMATYQAALDYAKSRKQFRERPIAAHQLVQERLAWMITEITKGQLLAWKLAKMKDDGTMKPEHVSMAKRNNIWVARECAKLARETLGANGVVNEYPVFRHLANIESVYTYEGTHDIHTLVIGEAVTGIPAYNPPME
- the speB gene encoding agmatinase — protein: MPFLPQNFLGIPEDENPREASRVLVLPVPYERTVSYGVGTRNGPASILEASHFVELYDDELDREPYRAGVHTLPPWHPEDPEPDAMVEELESLAAGLIAGGQFLFTLGGEHSISPPIIRAHARRHPNLSILHFDAHGDLRDEYEGSRNSHACAARRFVDAGPTVHVGIRSISREEVEFARERDLLVVSNREMHAGWGWMDRALRRLTAPVYVTFDIDFLDGSLVPGTGTPEPGGGTYAQALEILRRVAAERPIVGADLVEHAPLPGNRAPDFLAAKLAYKMIAYALHPDAAARPVLSPGRPPR